In the genome of Labeo rohita strain BAU-BD-2019 chromosome 2, IGBB_LRoh.1.0, whole genome shotgun sequence, the window TGTATATGCAACAAATGGATTGAGGTATAGGTctattgtttagttttattattatcattactattgTTTAGATTTATTACTACTACTTTAGTCAAAAGGTTTGGAGTGATCTGAAGGACAGATGGCGTTAAATGATCCTGATGAAagacaataataaatatgaaacagcgtagagaaaaacaaaaaggtcATTAAAGGCTGCTGTAGTAGCTAATGAGCCAGCATAAGCTAATTTTGGAATGAAATGCTACCTCTGACCCACAGTAAGCATACagatcattcatttttaaaatacatatcaGGCTATCTCAGGCTTTCTTAAATCTAATGCAATGAAAGACAAAATGGAGTCAACTTATGCaacttaattaatttttattcaaattacaCAACTCTCTATACCTTACTTCTCATACTACTATATATAAGAATAtagcaaatacattaaaacaagtACCTCTTTCTTGtcagattttgttttaatactGCTAGATAGATTAACAATGTCAAGTATGTCTGAATATGTTGATTATATTTGATtgattttgttatattattgttgtgtatgttttaatagtggtgttttgtgtttgtttaatacTGCGCTTAATCTATTATTAGCAGTGTTCATGGAAAGGCCAGCTTTGAACTTCATCAAAAGATCAGTCATCAGAAGTCTTTCCATTGTACCACttgtattattatgatgttatgaagatattttaaggCACAAATCAGATTTTATTAGTTCAAGGTTGGTTTAATAACAATGTATTATCTACTgaaatgtacattatttactAAACAGTTCATACAGCCACTAAAATGATCATAAACATCAGTTAGAGGAGATAAACTaataagacagacagacagacagacagatagatagatagatagatagatagatagatagacagacagacagatagatagatagatagatagatagatagatagatagatagatagatagatagatagatagataattttCACAGCACAGAATTTTCTCGGAGACACAGACTACACCGTTACTCGTGCTCGAGTGAATTtagatttatctgaaatgggaAATGACGTGCCCCCGCTATTACGTTCTAGAAAGCACACTCTGATTCCAGAGCGGCTCTGGTACAGGGGAGGGAGCAATGGCTATTTAAAGAGGGTAAAATAACACAAGATCTTTAGTGCTGAGTAACCGCCTCCAAACAGACACAACAGGATCAACTAATCCTCTGTATCACGGTTTAAAGAGGCAGGATTTGACACTGTAGCCACGACAGTGCTTTTATTCACTAGCTTTTTCAAGAGACTGACGAATCCTCGGGAAGCAGCGCCTACCGGGACTGCATAggcgaaaatgggcaaagattattacaaaatattggGAATCGCAAAAGGAGCATCAGACGACGACATCAAAAAGGCGTACAGAAAACAGGCTCTGAAATGGCATCCTGATAAAAATAAGACGGCCAATGCGGAGGAGAAATTCAAGGAGATCGCGGAGGCTtatgaagttcttagcgatcCAAAGAAACGAGAAATATATGACCAGTACGGCGAAGAAGGTAGGCTTGCTTCATCTCTGTAACATCTGTAATAACAGCGAAAGGGGTTTAATACGAATGCTTAATCCTTCTGTCTGATAATCCCTTAAATATCTCGGATGTAAATGTTATAGTAATGACATAGAATCTAAGGATATTTACCGTACGTTAGGTTAACATGGTTGATAACATATATACAAAGTTGACCATACGGAATCATGGTTTTATTGTCCTTTTAGTGCTCtttacattctttaaaataaaaaacaatctctgtatgtgttgtgtatttaagcGTCGAAATTGGATGTGACAGCTgttgtaattaaatatatgtggTCTGACGTGCGTATGATTAATGTGTGCTTACTTATTAGGGTTACCGCAGTGGGATGCATAATAATTCAAGCTTTTAGTGTAATGGGCCCTGTGGCCTAAATCCACCTAaatccacagtttttttttttcagagataaaacgtgttttctttaaaatatgtgcATTTTAGGCCTTAAAGGAGGTGGAGGGGCGTCCGACGGGCCAGGAGGCAACTTCACCTACACCTTCCATGGAGATCCTCACGCGACGTTTGCCACGTTTTTCGGGGGAGCCAATCCTTTCGAGATATTTTTTGGAAGAAAAGTCAATGGACGAGATGACGATGACATGGAGGTGGACGGGAGTGACCCCTTTGGCTCTTTTACGAGTTTTAACATAAATGGATTCCCACGCGAACGGCACGTTGGTCAGGGCGGCCCGCCGCGCAGAAAGCAGGACCCCGCGATCCACCACGAGCTCCGGGTGTCCCTAGAGGAGGTCTTTCATGGGTGCACCAAGCGCATGAAAATCTCACGCAAGCGCTTGAATCCAGACGGTCGGACTTTGAGAACCGAAGACAAAATCCTTACTATTGAAATCAAACGAGGGTGGAAGGAGGGAACCAAAATCACGTTTCCACGCGAGGGTGACGAATCGCCTAATACTATTCCTGCTGatattgtttttgtcattaaagaCAAGCCTCACTCCCACTTTCGACGAGAGGGGTCTGATATCGTGTACCCGGTCCGGGTCAGTCTGCGCCAGGTGAGAGAAGCCACTTACAAATgaatttgtccatccatccatccatccatccatccatctatccatctgtctattcaTCCATCCCTCTTTTCATCACCCTCTGACTGTAAAAGTCCCTAAAAGCACACATACATTACAGAGATGTCTATTtaacgtctgcatttacatctgcaagatgtatttttgacgtgtttgctcatctgcaatacatctataggacaCCTtttagatgtcaaatagatatctattagatgtctttaagatgtttatggtttagaatgtatgtcatctgtcagatgtttgtacacacacagcagatgctttccagatcatgatttagaatgtatgtaatactgacatcttacagatgtctgtcagatgtttgtacactgcaaatgctttccagatcaaccCTGATAGCATATGTACATCACAGAGATGtctgacgtctgcatttacatctgcaagatgtatttttgcTTGTATGTTTGCTTATCTGCTATATGTCTATAGGACGTCtcttatcagatgtcaaatagacttCTATTAGATATCCTTAAGATGTTTATGGTTTAGAATGTgtcatctgtcagatgtttgtacacacacagcagatgctttccagatcaagtgatctttaacagacatcttacagacgttcgtgtgctatctgggaagtgatctttaacagacatcttacCAACgaatgtgtgctatctgggtatctatctatctatctatctatctatctatctatctatctatctatctaccctgatagcacacgtacatcacagagatgtctagctgacatctgcatttacatctgcaagatgtatttttttgagCGTTTGCCTATCTGCAATCTCCCATTAGATATCAAACAGACATTTGTTAGaggtctttaagatgtttatgacttGCCAACggatgtgtgctatctgggtatctatctatctatctatctatctatctgtctatctgtcatctgTTTGACTGTCTGACTGTTGTGTTTTGCTGAAAATAAGATGGTAATTAGATGAAAATTAGATgctaattctttttttttttaacttctgaaaagcatattttacagtattttacagtacatgCAACATACTTTTTAAACCACATATGGTATGTAAATTTACAGCTgcccatccattcatccatttgattttaaaaatgttgtcttGTTGAACATAATATAGTTTTGCACCTAGATTATGTagtaattcataatttttacttcagaaataaataaatactttataaagtattttacagtaaaattaggCCTACATATATGAAATGTATACCTCTTATAAATCCCATTAAATATAAGTTAATTTTCCACCATTTACAGTAGGCTAAATTACAGccaattaacatgtttttactgtagcatttgttttttacttttacagtCTATAAATCTATCTCTGCAGGTTTGTGTAAGGCATGGTTTTGTAAATTTGCCTAGCTAAAAATGTTCAATTCTTTGTGTGAAATCTCATCTCTTACATAATACAGTTTGGACAGGAAGGAATGAGCTATATCAGCTGTGGTGAGATGCCAGAAAAGGAGCTCGCCCACTGAAACTGTTGCAGGGCCATCAAGATGCACATATATGGCAGAATCATTGATAGACAGTCCTGTGTCTGTAAATGTCATGACACAAGAGTGGCCGTCAAACCAATAAATTATGCTTTTAGGCTGTTGGATGGGATGTAGGTGACAAAAGGAAAAGAGTTGGATATATTTTTGCACACAATATCTGCAGTATAATGATTTGAAATGACAGTAGATATTTGCCCAGGTTCTTGCTGTTCCCAGCTTTCTGGTGCTTGTCATTTTAAGAAGAACATATTGTGAATCACGATTTAAGAAtaccatgaaaaaaatgaaatgaatgcagATCTACAAGTAGATCCAATACAATTGAAGAGTTATCAGAGTTGAAAGCGGCTCACACCAGGCATACATAAAAACttccaatctttttttttttattttttataaatggatGACAATTATGCTGCTACAATTAAACAGTGCTAACAAGACtgcttttatgtgtttttgtctcatTAGTAGTAGAACTAGCAGCATATTTAAAGTTTAGAGAATATTTCAGTaatagaatattattattaggaatattgttttaaagtgttaccaatattatTCATCCTACTaacaactgttttgtatttctttgcTCATAGTCATTGTGTGGGTGCTCCGTCACCGTGTCGACGATAGACGGTAAAACGTGCAATATGAAGATAACCGATGTTATCAAACCCGGCATGAGGAAGGTCATTGCTGGACAAGGACTGCCCTTCCCAAAAAACCCAGAACAAAGAGGGGACCTCATTGTGGAGTTTGATGTGAACTTTCCTGAGAGTCTGCCATCTAATGCCAAGGATGTCCTGAAACGACACTTACCGGTGTCATAAAGTGGGCTTGGACAAACTTTAGTGACATTTCTACATGAACAATTCAGTCCCCTTCATATGAGGACTAATTTGACAAATCAAATTTTGAGAATGtgcaatttctattttttatctaaatgtttgttaaatatatatgtatgttatatatctactacatatatatgaattatGTTGCATGCTTGTGTATGTCAGTGACAGTGCCAACTTAAAGTGCAATCAGTGTCCGAATATTTTCTTCTCGCAAagttactgttatttttatgcTTCTTTTGAATTGTGCAGTATGAAAAGTTTCATTGAAATCAGTGTTTTACAGACTGAATTATACAGATCTATTTGTTTGCCTTTTTCAAGTAGATCACATCTGTACTGACAGATCATGTACTGTTCTTCTTTCTAAATGCACAATCTGATATAATTTTAGTAAACAGTGGCCTGGAGTGAACTGCGTGATGGTGCCATGGATACTTGCCTTTATTTGTGATACTAAAGCAGTTAGACAGACTCAACTAATGCCTTTTCAGATCTGATATGTCAGATCCTTGTAAATGTGAGCAACGGCTCACATAATGTAACTGTCTTTGACAGAGACCAAAAATTTGGTTACCTGTGCTGTGGGTTCATAGCATACCATGTTTATTCATGGGAAGTTAGGAGACCGTTTgcattattagaattatttgatTATACATTTTCACTCTATTGACTACTCTTAGTGTTTGTGTTGGAAGTGTATGGATAAATCTTCATGacagaattaataaaaactgtagaAGGTACAGATTCCTCAAGCCGCCTACTGTACACGTGATTCATTGAAATATCCACCAGAGGACGCCACATGTTCAAAATCAGACTACGTGAGGGAAATAAGATCCAAAATATTCAGCAACCTTTACTAAGAATTAGTCATCGTATTAGAATGATGGCTGTGATTTCTGAAAGCAGAAGCGAGATATGAAATCTCAATGAAAACACTGATTGCAAACAAGACTGTATTTTACTAAATAAGTAAGAGTGAAAGGC includes:
- the dnajb4 gene encoding dnaJ homolog subfamily B member 4, which encodes MGKDYYKILGIAKGASDDDIKKAYRKQALKWHPDKNKTANAEEKFKEIAEAYEVLSDPKKREIYDQYGEEGLKGGGGASDGPGGNFTYTFHGDPHATFATFFGGANPFEIFFGRKVNGRDDDDMEVDGSDPFGSFTSFNINGFPRERHVGQGGPPRRKQDPAIHHELRVSLEEVFHGCTKRMKISRKRLNPDGRTLRTEDKILTIEIKRGWKEGTKITFPREGDESPNTIPADIVFVIKDKPHSHFRREGSDIVYPVRVSLRQSLCGCSVTVSTIDGKTCNMKITDVIKPGMRKVIAGQGLPFPKNPEQRGDLIVEFDVNFPESLPSNAKDVLKRHLPVS